The following coding sequences are from one Portunus trituberculatus isolate SZX2019 chromosome 32, ASM1759143v1, whole genome shotgun sequence window:
- the LOC123512115 gene encoding probable serine/threonine-protein kinase samkC codes for MVAPYEVGEPVRSFVRVPTKDLAAKAVCWDLSRASSLVAASAPVRQLLLRAQPQSAQLQDSAGSSPKPSKEQLQAQPKPVEHQPQPQPGDPQAQSQPAKPQAQLQPVEHQTQTQSQPVESQAQSQSVKPQAQAVTPGPTPAAGRQQQLTVTPCEAKRPREEDGGEVSMPQPVPKVARMAGSTGANSSAQPPQCQDKEVQALRRQCQLLQQQNSNLQRRLNLFHGLFQDKQRLRSFVKHLDTLVK; via the coding sequence ATGGTGGCTCCGTATGAGGTGGGTGAGCCAGTCCGGTCCTTCGTGCGTGTCCCCACCAAGGATCTGGCTGCCAAGGCAGTGTGCTGGGACCTTTCTCGGGCTTCCTCACTGGTGGCAGCATCAGCCCCAGTGAGGCAGCTCCTGCTCCGAGCCCAGCCACAATCTGCACAGCTCCAGGACTCTGCTGGCTCTAGCCCAAAGCCCAGCAAGGAGCAGCTCCAGGCCCAGCCCAAGCCTGTAGAGCACCAGCCCCAGCCCCAGCCTGGAGACCCTCAGGCCCAGTCTCAGCCTGCAAAGCCCCAGGCCCAACTCCAGCCTGTTGAGCACCAGACTCAGACACAGTCTCAGCCTGTAGAGTCCCAGGCCCAGTCTCAGTCTGTGAAGCCCCAGGCCCAGGCCGTCACTCCTGGTCCCACACCTGCAGCTGGCCGCCAGCAGCAGCTCACAGTCACACCATGTGAAGCCAAACGCCCTAGGGAAGAGGATGGGGGGGAAGTGAGCATGCCACAGCCCGTCCCAAAAGTGGCCAGGATGGCTGGGTCCACAGGTGCTAACAGCTCTGCACAACCTCCGCAGTGTCAGGACAAAGAGGTCCAGGCACTGCGGCGGCAGTGCCAGTTACTGCAGCAACAGAACAGTAATCTGCAGCGCCGCCTCAACCTGTTCCATGGCCTGTTCCAGGACAAGCAGCGCCTGAGAAGCTTTGTGAAGCACCTGGACACTCTGGTGAAGTAA